Part of the Mesotoga sp. UBA6090 genome is shown below.
TTAAAGGAAGTTCTGGCGGTCGCTATACCAGGAGCTGCCTTCAGGGTTGAGTTCTATTCCAGAAAGCTTGATTTGTCCGTCCCTCAGGGAAGAAAACATCTAATAGAATATCTGCGGCCGTATGTAGTCAGTTTCCGGAACTCGGGAAATCTTGCGACTGTTCAGTCAACAGTGGCCGCGCTTTCGGAAAAGACTGGGTATTCAGAGCGGGAGCTTGAATCGGCCCTTCGCAGTGGTAGTTCCAGGGATGCCGGTAAGGAACTCAGGAGCGGCGTCATATTGAAACTTAAAGATCATATTGGGATCTATCTTCAGCATCCGGCGCTGCGAGAAACAGTTGTGAAGCAGCTCGAGCTTATGGAAGAAAGCAGGGATTTGAAGGAACTTCTCAAGGGAATGAAAAGGGGTCTGGAACTTGAGGAATTACTCGATCTTGTGGATGAAAGTATTGGCAGAGAACTGATCGATCTGGCATCCATTTGCATTGATTACGAGACAGCTCAGAAGATACTCCGGACAACCGGTGAGTACGCAAACAAGAGACTTGTGGAAGAAGAAATGGCCGAGATCGATAGAAAGCTGCCAAATGTGAAGGACGAGGGGGCGAAAAGAGCTTTGCTGGTCAGGAGGATCGAGCTCAGAAGACTGCTCGATAGAAAGATGAAGGGTGGCGATTAATTTGGAAAAGCAGCAAAGGAAAACGAAGACGAAAGCTAAGGTTATTGAAGAGAACATCAAATCACTTGCTGAAAAAATAGTTGTTGAAGAAAGTGATTCCGATGATAACGGCGAAAACAATGTTCTGATTACTAAGGAAGAGATAGATAAGCGAATCAAGAAACTTCTCAGGCAGGGAAAGAAGAAGGGCTTTATTACGTATGAAGATATTGATAGCGCTTTCCCGCCAGACTACGAAGGCTTTGACTCAACTCTTGTTGAATCAATCTATGAGGAATTCGAGAAGAATAAAATAAATGTCGTTGAAAAAGAACCCGTAGAGGGAGACGATGACGTAGAGAGCGACGGCGGCGAAGAACTTGTTTCGATACTTGAGACAACACCGGAAATGTATGACAATATCTCTCTCAAAGACCCGATAAAGATGTATCTGAAGGAGATCGGCAAGATTTCTCTCCTTACTCCAAGTAGAGAAAGGGAGCTTGCGCGTCGTGCTCAGAAAGGCGAACCGAAAGCAAAGGAAGAGCTTATCACTGCTAACCTGAGACTTGTCGTTTCCATTGCTAAGAGGTACATTGGACGCGGTCTAACATTCCTTGACCTTATTCAGGAGGGAAACATTGGGCTGATCAAGGCCGTTGAGAAATTTGACTGGAAGAAGGGCTACAAGTTCAGCACGTATGCAACCTGGTGGATCAGGCAGGCCATCACAAGGGCTATTGCAGACCAGGCAAGAACGATAAGGGTCCCGGTCCACATGGTTGAAACTATAAACAAACTGAACAAAGTTATCAGAGAACACTTACAGGATTTCGGAGAGTATCCGACGATCGAAGAACTGGGCCAGTTAACCGGCAAGACACCGGAGAAGATCGAAGAGATTTTGGCTGCATCGAAGGAGACGGTTTCGCTTGAGTCGCCAATAAGTGGCGATGAAGAATCGACGATGGGCGACTTCATTCATGACGATTCTATGGAGCAGCCGGAGGAAGCTGCTATGAAGATGCTGTTGAGAGAACAGATAGATCAGATTCTCGACACTCTTTCCCCTAGAGAAGCAATGGTGCTGAAGATGAGATATGGACTGCTAGATGGAAAGACAAAGACTCTTGAAGAAGTGGGACAGTTCTTCAACGTGACGAGAGAGAGAATCCGACAGATCGAAGTGAAGGCTCTCAGAAAACTGAGGCACCCTTCGAGAAGTAAACAGCTTAAGGCATTGCTTGGCATGCTAAACACGTCTAAGCGCGACTAATTTAGCGATTTAATTACAAGCTCTTAATTTACGTATCATTTTCGAGCAAAGAGTCTGTGCATATAATATAATAGAAGACACACGCGAAGGGACGTGAAAACTTGCCCGAAAAAAAGAGAGCAAGACCAGTTGAAACGAGTCCCAGAATTCTTTCTCAAATAGAATTATTGAAAAAAGCTAAGAATGGCGATTTACTGGCCAACCGAGAGATTTTTAGTCGTTTAAACGATAAGAACGGAAAAGAGGAGCAGTCTCGTGATTGAGGCTGCTCTTTCTCTAGAGGCCTTCTCTTTAATAGTCGAAGGGAAAAAGATGCTCGACAGCATTTCGTTTGATGTGCCAGTGGGAGGCATTGCTCTTCTTCAGGGAGCAAGAGGATCAGGCAAGTCGGCTCTTCTAAGGAGTTTCATTCATTTGAACGAAGAACTCTTCGACAAAGTTAGTTAT
Proteins encoded:
- the rpoD gene encoding RNA polymerase sigma factor RpoD, yielding MITKEEIDKRIKKLLRQGKKKGFITYEDIDSAFPPDYEGFDSTLVESIYEEFEKNKINVVEKEPVEGDDDVESDGGEELVSILETTPEMYDNISLKDPIKMYLKEIGKISLLTPSRERELARRAQKGEPKAKEELITANLRLVVSIAKRYIGRGLTFLDLIQEGNIGLIKAVEKFDWKKGYKFSTYATWWIRQAITRAIADQARTIRVPVHMVETINKLNKVIREHLQDFGEYPTIEELGQLTGKTPEKIEEILAASKETVSLESPISGDEESTMGDFIHDDSMEQPEEAAMKMLLREQIDQILDTLSPREAMVLKMRYGLLDGKTKTLEEVGQFFNVTRERIRQIEVKALRKLRHPSRSKQLKALLGMLNTSKRD